Proteins co-encoded in one Chitinivibrio alkaliphilus ACht1 genomic window:
- a CDS encoding efflux RND transporter periplasmic adaptor subunit, which translates to MPIAPRLKKWGIPAVFLLGAYFLYQQISDTEPPGGRRSPREQTQQLFAQQVFPDSIAPSLSFSGRVTSSQDIAVSTEVGGRVRDAQFRFRPGQRFSAGDILYQLDGRETYYDLQSRRAEIHHGVSRLLPEIRRDIPDAYEKWAEFFSSLEGLHLPPLPAMESPRERMVVIRYDIPRLYYEYQKNLLRYRRHTYRAPFDGVVLEADISPGASVGGHSRVGRILRTDTAYVELSASHRQRSFLRDDMPAEVVLPKGTRAEGRVERISPVVSPTRQGFSFFVRLEDPLSAGVHPGEYVSVRLSGTPLYGVSLPRDAIQDSNRVYCIVDGALLAREVTLAYEGTEQVYITQGLSAGDTVVVEPVRDALRGMRVRPTMVEGAAQ; encoded by the coding sequence ATGCCTATTGCACCGCGATTGAAAAAATGGGGAATTCCAGCTGTGTTTCTTCTGGGGGCGTATTTTCTGTATCAACAGATCAGTGATACCGAACCGCCGGGGGGGCGACGAAGTCCTCGAGAACAGACGCAACAACTATTTGCGCAGCAGGTGTTTCCCGATAGTATTGCACCGAGCCTCTCTTTTTCCGGGCGTGTAACCTCTTCACAGGATATTGCTGTTTCCACAGAGGTTGGCGGACGGGTACGGGATGCGCAGTTTCGTTTTCGCCCGGGGCAGCGTTTTTCCGCTGGGGATATCCTCTATCAGCTTGATGGGCGGGAGACCTATTATGACCTTCAGAGCCGCCGGGCAGAGATACATCATGGAGTAAGCCGGCTTCTGCCGGAGATTCGTCGTGATATTCCCGATGCATATGAGAAGTGGGCTGAGTTTTTTAGTTCACTTGAGGGGCTTCATCTTCCTCCGCTTCCTGCCATGGAATCGCCCCGTGAGCGAATGGTTGTTATTCGATATGACATACCGCGCTTATATTATGAGTATCAAAAAAATCTCTTACGGTATCGACGCCATACCTATCGTGCACCCTTTGATGGGGTGGTTCTTGAGGCGGATATTTCACCGGGGGCGTCCGTGGGGGGGCATAGTCGTGTTGGACGGATTCTTCGTACGGATACCGCCTATGTTGAACTGTCCGCGTCACACCGTCAACGATCCTTTCTGAGGGATGACATGCCCGCAGAGGTCGTTCTTCCAAAGGGGACCCGTGCGGAGGGGCGGGTCGAACGTATCTCCCCAGTCGTTTCTCCTACACGGCAAGGGTTTTCCTTCTTTGTTCGCCTTGAAGACCCGCTATCAGCGGGGGTTCATCCGGGGGAGTATGTTTCTGTACGGCTCTCCGGCACTCCGCTCTACGGGGTATCGCTTCCCCGTGATGCGATACAGGATTCAAATAGGGTGTATTGTATTGTAGATGGTGCCCTCCTTGCCCGGGAGGTTACCCTGGCCTATGAAGGTACGGAGCAGGTCTACATCACCCAGGGGCTCTCTGCCGGTGATACGGTTGTTGTTGAGCCCGTACGCGATGCGCTTCGGGGAATGAGGGTTCGTCCCACCATGGTGGAAGGTGCCGCACAATGA
- a CDS encoding DUF975 family protein, with amino-acid sequence MKQYSLSHILSQTRSSLQGRWGQSALATAIYLMLISLHDSLLTPGMSLLLDWILAGPLLFGLSLFFLRGMRGTHGKMSDLFAGFTRFHRVFFTYLLMTMYTLLWSLLLIVPGLIAVYAYSMAYFVLIDAPHLSPSEVLRESRRIMVGQKFRLFLLQFRVIVRAALLGGVWFTLLFLARYYVAPQVPQEGLFLSGGFLFLLWLIPYSMSATACFYTTIMEGADGYGQSHGEDPLDESVLEYTL; translated from the coding sequence ATGAAACAATACTCTCTTTCGCATATTCTGAGTCAGACACGATCCTCCCTGCAGGGACGATGGGGGCAGTCGGCCTTGGCTACGGCCATATATCTCATGCTTATTTCCCTTCACGACTCTCTTCTTACTCCTGGGATGAGCCTTCTTTTAGATTGGATACTGGCAGGTCCCCTTCTTTTTGGGCTTTCCCTGTTTTTTTTGCGTGGTATGCGGGGAACGCACGGCAAAATGAGCGACCTCTTTGCGGGGTTTACCCGATTTCACCGTGTGTTTTTTACCTATCTACTTATGACAATGTATACCCTTCTGTGGTCTTTGCTGCTTATTGTTCCCGGGCTTATTGCCGTGTACGCATACTCCATGGCCTATTTTGTTCTTATCGATGCGCCCCATCTGTCTCCCTCTGAGGTTTTGCGGGAGAGTCGACGCATCATGGTTGGACAGAAATTTCGCTTATTTCTTCTCCAGTTTCGGGTCATAGTTCGCGCAGCTCTTCTGGGCGGGGTCTGGTTTACCCTTCTCTTTCTCGCACGATACTATGTTGCTCCGCAGGTGCCGCAGGAGGGACTCTTTCTCTCCGGGGGATTTCTCTTTCTTCTCTGGCTTATTCCCTATTCCATGAGTGCCACGGCCTGTTTTTATACGACGATTATGGAGGGCGCAGACGGGTATGGTCAGTCCCATGGGGAAGATCCTCTGGACGAGTCTGTACTTGAATATACCCTGTAA
- the acpP gene encoding acyl carrier protein — MTVPNRDTVQEKVVEALCESLDVSAEDIDPHTRIREDLSADSIDMTTLLMLLEDTFDREISNEEAQTLITVEDTVSFICKKLS; from the coding sequence ATGACTGTGCCAAATAGAGATACCGTGCAGGAGAAAGTGGTGGAAGCCCTCTGCGAATCACTTGATGTATCAGCAGAAGATATCGACCCCCACACCCGCATTCGTGAAGATCTTTCTGCAGACTCCATAGATATGACAACACTCTTAATGCTCCTTGAAGACACCTTTGATCGTGAAATTTCCAACGAAGAGGCCCAAACCCTTATCACCGTTGAAGACACGGTCTCCTTTATCTGTAAAAAGCTTTCCTGA
- a CDS encoding MMPL family transporter yields the protein MLSTYKREQKERSVPPFISAGGTHLRTEIFLDTLSSQEIRLLEENIRRDVEQVFPETEYLLHSPSLLFAHLSRDNLSSMLRITAASLGIISLVLLFLSGSLHMGLLSIIPNILPPLAAFGIWGIVYGQAGLGVSLGVALAIGIIVDDTVHILFAHMRSRKKGLSKNDATEHTLRHVSDAVILTSGILVVGFLFLATSGFEPTAHMGKMTVLIMFCALGIDLFLYTALLSGTQK from the coding sequence ATGCTTTCCACCTATAAAAGAGAACAAAAAGAGCGTTCTGTACCGCCCTTTATCAGTGCAGGGGGAACACATCTGCGCACAGAGATATTTCTTGATACACTCTCTTCACAGGAAATACGCCTTCTTGAAGAAAATATCCGCCGTGATGTGGAACAGGTTTTTCCCGAAACAGAGTATCTTCTCCATTCCCCTTCCCTGCTTTTTGCTCATCTTTCACGGGATAATCTTTCCTCCATGCTTCGTATTACCGCTGCATCCCTGGGGATTATTTCTCTGGTTCTTTTATTTCTTTCCGGCTCTCTTCATATGGGATTACTGAGTATTATTCCCAATATACTCCCTCCCCTTGCTGCCTTCGGTATCTGGGGCATCGTCTACGGACAGGCGGGGTTGGGGGTTTCCCTGGGAGTGGCCCTGGCCATAGGAATTATAGTGGATGATACGGTACATATTCTCTTTGCACATATGCGGTCCCGAAAAAAGGGACTCAGTAAGAATGATGCCACAGAACATACCCTGCGCCATGTCTCCGATGCGGTGATCCTTACAAGTGGTATTCTTGTGGTGGGGTTTTTATTCCTTGCAACCTCTGGCTTTGAACCCACGGCGCACATGGGAAAAATGACTGTATTGATTATGTTCTGTGCCCTTGGTATAGACCTTTTTCTCTATACTGCCCTTCTTTCGGGCACTCAGAAATAA
- a CDS encoding type III polyketide synthase: MRVWGSISSADTSSDSQRASTTFSCTVSLFGTVILFSVFVEISVLYLKIIYFTAVQEMIQRTDPMAIITHVGTANPDFFLSQKDASAIMTQHYRDELSRRGLSVLQQVLEHPAIEKRHMSVTDHGELLTLKNEDPDARMTRFTRWAVGLGKKAIETALEKAGKNKTHIGAIVCNTCTGYVCPGISTYIAEALELPPTIPLFDLVGSGCGGALPNIDLAKRLLSDCADDQVVISLSVEICSATFEMSNDMSLIISNGIFGDGAAAAVLSREGAGFRLGKIYSRYLPQHREKVRFTYKKGRLHNRLDPKLPHIIAQELPPLIEDVLAGTDTTPSDIPYWAVHPGGDKVLTEVRNSLGLEETHMDISRQVLREYGNMSSPSVLFELDRILSQEPACGDECLMTAFGAGLSAFAVKGVYTTAYRG; encoded by the coding sequence ATGCGGGTGTGGGGGTCGATATCTTCTGCTGATACATCAAGTGATTCGCAGAGGGCTTCCACCACTTTCTCCTGCACGGTATCTCTATTTGGCACAGTCATTCTTTTCTCCGTCTTTGTGGAAATTAGCGTATTATATCTGAAAATAATATACTTTACTGCAGTACAGGAAATGATACAAAGGACAGATCCTATGGCTATTATAACCCATGTGGGAACAGCAAACCCTGATTTCTTTCTCTCACAAAAAGACGCATCGGCAATTATGACCCAACACTATCGGGATGAGCTGTCACGGCGGGGGCTTTCCGTATTACAGCAGGTGCTGGAACACCCGGCCATTGAAAAACGGCACATGTCTGTTACAGACCATGGGGAGCTTCTCACCCTGAAAAATGAAGATCCCGATGCTCGTATGACACGCTTTACGCGCTGGGCCGTAGGCCTTGGAAAAAAAGCCATAGAGACGGCCCTTGAAAAGGCGGGAAAAAACAAAACTCATATTGGGGCCATAGTTTGTAACACCTGCACGGGTTATGTTTGTCCCGGTATCAGCACGTATATAGCTGAGGCCCTGGAACTCCCCCCCACAATCCCTCTTTTTGATCTTGTGGGAAGCGGATGCGGCGGTGCCCTGCCGAATATCGATCTGGCAAAGCGTTTGTTATCCGATTGTGCCGATGATCAGGTGGTGATCTCCCTGTCTGTGGAGATTTGCAGTGCCACTTTTGAAATGAGCAATGATATGAGTCTTATTATCTCCAACGGAATCTTCGGTGATGGTGCCGCCGCGGCTGTTCTTTCCCGTGAAGGAGCAGGGTTTCGCCTGGGAAAAATATATTCGCGATACCTGCCGCAACACCGGGAAAAGGTTCGGTTTACCTACAAAAAGGGGCGGCTGCACAATCGCCTTGATCCAAAGCTTCCCCACATTATCGCACAGGAATTACCCCCCCTTATAGAAGATGTTCTGGCCGGTACAGATACTACCCCATCGGATATACCCTATTGGGCGGTACATCCTGGTGGAGATAAGGTGCTCACGGAGGTACGTAATAGTTTGGGCCTTGAAGAGACCCACATGGATATATCTCGTCAAGTACTCCGTGAGTACGGCAATATGTCCTCCCCATCGGTACTCTTTGAACTGGATCGTATTTTATCACAGGAGCCTGCCTGCGGTGATGAATGTCTTATGACCGCCTTTGGCGCAGGGCTTTCAGCCTTTGCTGTGAAAGGGGTATACACCACGGCATATCGGGGATAA
- a CDS encoding class I SAM-dependent methyltransferase, protein MNKKNLFHSPGEKRQRNSTIFSCIGSKYNSATRLLSFGQDRRWKKFFVDSLPDIAPKVVLDIASGSGDILTLLRKKYPAAQVLGSDLTFAMVDVPENRENTCTLQDMQNLALPDASVDILTGGYALRNAPDLSAVMDEIFRVLRPGGVAAFLDFSTPKNHLHAKINRALLYIWGYLWSLILHGRGDIYTYIPESLKTYPTARDLRKKFYKRGFEKFLHRKFFFGFTEMIIVEKRANETAE, encoded by the coding sequence ATGAATAAAAAGAACCTTTTTCACTCCCCCGGGGAAAAACGCCAGCGCAATAGCACGATATTTTCCTGTATTGGAAGCAAATACAACAGTGCAACACGACTCCTTTCCTTTGGGCAGGACAGAAGATGGAAGAAGTTTTTTGTGGATTCCCTGCCCGATATCGCCCCTAAGGTCGTTCTTGATATTGCTTCGGGAAGCGGCGATATTCTTACACTCCTGCGGAAAAAATATCCTGCAGCGCAGGTCTTGGGCAGTGATCTTACCTTTGCCATGGTTGATGTACCGGAAAACCGTGAAAACACCTGTACCCTCCAGGATATGCAGAACCTTGCCCTGCCGGATGCATCTGTGGATATTCTCACCGGGGGATACGCCCTGAGAAATGCGCCGGATCTTTCTGCCGTTATGGATGAAATATTTCGGGTTCTGCGCCCCGGGGGCGTTGCTGCGTTTCTTGATTTCTCAACGCCAAAAAACCACCTTCATGCAAAAATTAACAGAGCTCTCTTATATATTTGGGGATATCTGTGGAGCCTTATTCTTCACGGCAGAGGAGATATTTATACCTATATTCCCGAAAGCCTGAAAACCTATCCCACGGCACGAGACCTACGGAAAAAATTCTACAAACGCGGGTTTGAAAAGTTTCTCCACAGAAAATTTTTCTTTGGATTTACTGAAATGATTATTGTGGAAAAAAGGGCGAATGAGACAGCTGAGTAA
- a CDS encoding M6 family metalloprotease domain-containing protein, with protein sequence MQMSIVGRTVLVLCFSISFLFSAPHVNERFELRQPDGTRMPVIVNGDEYYQRVEDLHGRTLIRDEEGWICYAQLNHDSTEFIPGERYTDTTLVPPPGADLHLELHADEVQRRSLENRRKLHVDTRGRPADAPPSQEVVGDQVGLTLLADFSDESATVSREYLYDLINGEEYGTHGSVWQYFYDISNGKLNYKNIVTEYIRPSRPKSYYDDPNVGYGQRARELIHELLDSLYYDGFDFSKLSREGNQIIAVNLFYAGSPDHGWSNGLWPHMSGRLGWTSPDGAYTTGAYQITNIGQRPNIGTFAHENGHMLLGHPDLYPYSGERNWVGRLCLMGSGMGTNPAPMNPWFRYQNGWIDSDGIVNITDVTSGTFSMEANDMSEVVYYRSSHDANQFYFIQNVSRSGRWASHATGSGMKVWRINRNRGASNTRSEDNNPLAAVVGYSNNIYMSGRSDIAFSAETTPAAHWHENVSSSLEIRNLSDAGALMTFDIGDGAELFDLTITAEHGQVIQNPEGDRFSEGDTVVLEAEPEYGYQFSHWDGDISGSENPYTLIMDEDYSVEAHFTAMETYTLNIVSEQGFVAVEPYRDAYVAGDEVTLTVFPEPGYKFSQWDGDISGAAQNIELTIDEDMEVVAEYTPHGYETRSGDALNLVSFSSEDTHGDGRPAQNLLDEDSTTIWFSDWQEAVHPHEIVLSLHEPHDIAGMVYQPRADHENGRIREYEIYVSSDGQEWGEPEVSGEWRNIGEKQEALFEELRTGTYVRLVALSEVNDEPWASGAGLGVLYNPASTGIIQGQSSRAPLMLQGSVLYIGLDEAVTVELVTPQGRRAYEGVRRGDTHLDLRQQGVAPGVYLLRVQTSDGTRAFTRQVRLR encoded by the coding sequence ATGCAAATGTCCATTGTGGGACGTACCGTACTGGTACTCTGTTTTTCCATTTCTTTTCTTTTTTCTGCACCCCATGTCAACGAGCGTTTTGAGCTTCGTCAACCTGACGGAACTCGCATGCCGGTGATTGTGAATGGGGATGAGTATTATCAGCGCGTGGAAGATCTCCATGGCCGTACCTTGATTCGTGATGAGGAGGGGTGGATCTGCTACGCCCAGTTGAATCATGATAGTACTGAATTTATTCCGGGGGAGCGTTATACCGATACAACCCTCGTGCCGCCGCCCGGTGCAGATCTGCATCTTGAGCTACATGCAGATGAAGTTCAGCGACGCTCCTTGGAGAATCGACGAAAGCTGCATGTTGATACACGCGGACGTCCCGCTGATGCTCCGCCGTCACAAGAAGTGGTTGGAGATCAGGTGGGGCTTACCCTTTTGGCTGACTTCTCTGATGAATCGGCAACGGTTTCACGAGAATATCTGTATGATCTTATTAATGGAGAGGAATATGGTACGCACGGTTCTGTGTGGCAATACTTTTATGATATCTCCAATGGAAAACTGAACTATAAAAATATTGTTACGGAGTATATTCGTCCATCACGCCCAAAATCGTACTATGATGATCCTAACGTCGGATATGGGCAGCGTGCACGTGAGCTTATTCATGAATTGCTTGACTCTCTATATTATGACGGGTTTGATTTTTCAAAGCTCTCTCGCGAGGGGAATCAGATTATTGCGGTGAACCTCTTTTATGCGGGGAGCCCTGATCATGGCTGGTCAAACGGATTGTGGCCTCATATGAGTGGTCGTCTCGGGTGGACATCGCCCGATGGTGCCTATACCACTGGAGCGTATCAGATAACCAATATTGGGCAACGCCCGAACATTGGTACTTTTGCTCATGAAAATGGGCATATGCTCTTAGGTCATCCCGATCTGTATCCCTACAGTGGGGAAAGAAACTGGGTGGGGCGTCTCTGTCTCATGGGTTCTGGTATGGGCACAAATCCTGCGCCCATGAATCCCTGGTTTCGCTATCAGAACGGGTGGATAGACAGTGATGGGATTGTGAATATTACCGATGTTACATCGGGGACATTCTCCATGGAAGCAAACGACATGAGTGAGGTGGTCTACTACCGGAGCTCACACGACGCCAATCAGTTTTATTTTATCCAAAATGTATCTCGAAGTGGGCGCTGGGCGTCCCATGCAACGGGCAGTGGTATGAAGGTGTGGCGTATTAACAGAAATCGAGGGGCTTCCAATACCCGTTCTGAGGATAATAACCCCCTGGCCGCGGTGGTTGGATATTCCAATAATATCTACATGAGCGGCCGTTCTGATATCGCTTTCAGTGCAGAGACAACTCCCGCTGCCCACTGGCATGAAAATGTATCCTCCAGCTTGGAAATTCGCAATCTCAGTGATGCCGGTGCTCTCATGACCTTCGATATTGGCGACGGGGCAGAGCTCTTTGATCTGACCATTACAGCAGAACATGGACAGGTTATACAGAATCCTGAGGGAGACCGGTTTTCCGAAGGAGATACGGTTGTTCTTGAGGCGGAGCCGGAGTACGGATATCAGTTTTCTCATTGGGATGGAGATATTTCGGGCAGTGAGAATCCCTATACGCTCATTATGGATGAGGATTACTCCGTGGAGGCTCATTTTACTGCCATGGAAACCTATACCCTCAATATTGTTTCAGAGCAGGGGTTTGTCGCGGTTGAGCCCTATCGGGATGCCTATGTGGCAGGTGATGAGGTGACTCTTACGGTGTTTCCGGAACCGGGGTACAAGTTTTCCCAGTGGGATGGAGATATTTCTGGTGCGGCGCAGAACATAGAACTCACCATCGATGAAGATATGGAAGTGGTGGCAGAATATACCCCCCATGGGTATGAGACCCGTTCCGGTGATGCCCTCAACTTGGTATCCTTTTCCTCTGAAGATACCCACGGAGATGGGCGACCTGCCCAGAACCTGCTTGATGAAGATTCCACCACAATCTGGTTTAGTGACTGGCAGGAGGCTGTTCATCCCCATGAGATCGTGCTTTCTCTTCATGAACCGCATGATATTGCCGGGATGGTTTATCAGCCACGGGCAGATCATGAAAATGGACGGATTCGTGAGTACGAAATATATGTAAGCAGTGATGGTCAGGAGTGGGGAGAACCTGAAGTATCGGGAGAGTGGCGTAATATTGGAGAGAAACAGGAAGCACTTTTCGAAGAGCTCCGTACCGGGACATATGTGCGCCTTGTTGCACTTTCAGAGGTAAACGATGAGCCCTGGGCGTCGGGAGCTGGCCTTGGGGTGCTCTATAATCCGGCATCTACGGGAATCATTCAGGGGCAGTCGTCACGAGCGCCACTAATGCTGCAGGGAAGTGTTTTATATATCGGCCTTGATGAGGCTGTTACGGTTGAGTTGGTTACCCCGCAGGGACGCCGTGCCTATGAAGGCGTACGTCGAGGAGATACGCATCTTGATCTCCGTCAGCAGGGTGTAGCCCCTGGTGTTTACCTGCTTCGTGTTCAGACCAGTGACGGCACACGGGCATTCACACGGCAGGTGCGTCTTCGCTAA